Part of the Candidatus Bipolaricaulota bacterium genome, GTCCCGACCCGTCTCCATCTCGGGGCAGGGATCGCGGTTCTGTTCGCCATCTTGGTCTACGTCTTCCTGTGGCGGACGACGATCGGGTTCCGGATCCGCACCGTGGGAAAGAACCTGCGGGCCGCGGTCGGAGCGGGGATCCCGGTGAAGCGGTACATGGTTCTCTCCCTTTTGTTGGCCGGGGCACTCTCCGGGCTGGGAGGGGCGGTCGAGGTCCTTGGGTTGCACCACCGCATGTTCACCGACGGATCGGCGTTCGGGTTCACCGGAAGCGCTGGGTTCAACGGGATCGTCGCCGCCCTGTTCGGACAGCTGCACCCACTCGGGGCGATCCCGGCATCGTTCCTCCTCGGGGCCCTCCTCACCGGGGCGAACAAGATGCAACGGGTGGTGCAGGTTCCCTCAGCCCTGATGGGAGCGATCAACGGGTTGATCGTGCTGTTCGTGGTGGGAAGTGAGATCCTGCGCCGCCGCCGTGCGCAGCGGGTGGAGAAGGGGGCAGAACGGCTTTCTGCGGAGGGGGAGAAAGAATAATGATCGGATCGGTCATCGCCGGGATCGCCAGTTCCGCCATCCGCCTCGCCACTCCTTATCTCTATGCCGGGATCGGCGAGACGCTCGGGCAACTGAGCGGGGTGGTGAATCTGGGAGTGGATGGGATCATGCTGATGGGGGCGTACGTCGCGTTCTTCGTCGCTCTGCGCACCGGCAGCCTCTCCTTGGGTCTCCTGGCAGCGGCCGGGACCGGGGCCCTCCTCGGGCTGTTGATGGCGTTCGTGAGCGTCACCCTCAAGGCGGAGCAAGGGATCAGCGGGATCGGGCTTTACATCTTCGGCCTCGGGCTGAGCACACTTCTGTTCGGGATGACGGTCGGACACGTGCAGACGATCGACGGATTCCCTGATCTGGTCATTCCCGGATTCGCTGCGATCCCGGTAATCGGGGAGATATTCTTCCGGCACAACATCTTGGTCTATATCGCATTCGCGCTCGTTCCCGTGGCATGGTTCGTGTTAAACAAGACCCCGTTTGGGCTCAAAGTGCGCGCCGCCGGGCAGAAGCCGGAGGCGGCCGATTCGCTCGGGGTGAACGTCGAGCGCATCCGCTATACCACTGTGATCATCGGTGGACTCCTCTCCGGGGTCGCTGGCGCGTCGCTCTCCATCGCCCTGCTCAATACCTTCCAGCAGAACCTGACAAACGGGATCGGGTTCATCGCGGTTGCCCTCGTCTATTTTGGAGGATGGCGGCCGACCGGGGTCCTGCTCGGAGCGCTTCTGTTCAGCACAGTTAACGCGATCCAGGTATGGCTCCAGGTGAAGGGAGTGAACGTCCCGTCTGACTTCGCCCTCATGATGCCGTACGTGGTGACGATTCTCGTCCTGGCCGCGATGGCTAAGCGGCGCGTGAACGCCCCTGCTGCACTTAATAAGCCGTTCGAGCGCGGAGAAAGCTGAAAGGAGGTGGTCGACCAAAGACACTAACCGGGTAGGCAACTAAATCAGAAGATCAAAAAAGGAGGGAAACGATGAGGTTTAAGAAGGCAGTACTGGTATTGATGCTGATTGGGATCGTCGTTGGATCGCTTGGGGTGATTGGAGCGGCGAAGCCGTTCCGGGTTGCGTTTGTCATGCCGAGCACGATCAACGATTCGGCGTGGAGCCAGAGCATGTATGACGCCCTGATTGCGATCCAGAACGAGATGGGCAAGGACAACTTCCAGATTGACTATTCGGAGAACATGTTCGTGATCTCCGATGCCGCCGCGGCGATCCGCGACTACGCAAGCCAGGGCTATGACCTGATCATCGCCCACGGCTCCCAGTACGGGAGCTCGCTCGTCGACATCGCCCCCGACTTCCCGAACGTCGCGTTTGCATGGGGATCGACGGCCAACACCTTCTCCGATATGGGGATCACCAACGTCTTCTCCTACCAGCCCTACTCCGAGCAGGGCGGGTATGTACAGGGAGTCCTCGCGGCAAAACTCTCTCAGAGCGGGATCATCGGGGTGATCGGGCCGATCGAGACCGGTGACGCCAAGCGGTACACCGAGGGGTTCAAGGCCGGAGTCTTGGCCACCAACCCGAACGCCAAGGTGAGCGTCACCTGGACCGGCTCGTACAGCGACGTCTCTCTCGCCGCCGAGACGGCGCGGACGATGATCAACGCGGGAGCGGATGTCCTCACCGGT contains:
- a CDS encoding ABC transporter permease, which gives rise to MIGSVIAGIASSAIRLATPYLYAGIGETLGQLSGVVNLGVDGIMLMGAYVAFFVALRTGSLSLGLLAAAGTGALLGLLMAFVSVTLKAEQGISGIGLYIFGLGLSTLLFGMTVGHVQTIDGFPDLVIPGFAAIPVIGEIFFRHNILVYIAFALVPVAWFVLNKTPFGLKVRAAGQKPEAADSLGVNVERIRYTTVIIGGLLSGVAGASLSIALLNTFQQNLTNGIGFIAVALVYFGGWRPTGVLLGALLFSTVNAIQVWLQVKGVNVPSDFALMMPYVVTILVLAAMAKRRVNAPAALNKPFERGES
- a CDS encoding ABC transporter permease, which encodes VPTRLHLGAGIAVLFAILVYVFLWRTTIGFRIRTVGKNLRAAVGAGIPVKRYMVLSLLLAGALSGLGGAVEVLGLHHRMFTDGSAFGFTGSAGFNGIVAALFGQLHPLGAIPASFLLGALLTGANKMQRVVQVPSALMGAINGLIVLFVVGSEILRRRRAQRVEKGAERLSAEGEKE
- a CDS encoding BMP family protein; amino-acid sequence: MRFKKAVLVLMLIGIVVGSLGVIGAAKPFRVAFVMPSTINDSAWSQSMYDALIAIQNEMGKDNFQIDYSENMFVISDAAAAIRDYASQGYDLIIAHGSQYGSSLVDIAPDFPNVAFAWGSTANTFSDMGITNVFSYQPYSEQGGYVQGVLAAKLSQSGIIGVIGPIETGDAKRYTEGFKAGVLATNPNAKVSVTWTGSYSDVSLAAETARTMINAGADVLTGTSQMVVGAIGVAKKHGVLWFGYDVDQSPLAPKIVVSSVIVDWTVALKPMIESIKNGVRGGKIYTLDLANGGLKIAVNPEGLVGQTIDDIISGKIQINLGD